A genomic stretch from Plasmodium reichenowi strain SY57 chromosome 2, whole genome shotgun sequence includes:
- a CDS encoding RING zinc finger protein, putative (part of same gene as PRSY57_0208600A~gap found within coding sequence), whose translation NIEGENIERYNVEKNHLIKKTNKNINISNDNKISFNYSNSYVLSNQVFENNKNKCVMNHNIYNIKDEEKQKVRASTYTGSILSSSDSSNSNQNNYINFMYNTKGKDIIVPMTKMSSRLREYEIQDDEYVDNIESLNKYVSVLNTNDVNIMDDRERECSDYSDEFCNEVSKDKINNNENNKMRQENNYNNIINDVLSYTFN comes from the coding sequence CAATATTGAGGGGGAAAACATCGAGAGGTACAATGTTGAGAAGAACCATCTTATAAAGAAGACAAATAAGAACATAAATATTAGTAAcgataataaaatatcattTAATTATTCAAACAGTTATGTTTTATCAAATCAAGTgtttgaaaataataagaacaAATGTGTTATgaatcataatatttataatataaaagacGAGGAAAAGCAAAAGGTACGAGCATCAACTTATACAGGTTCTATTTTATCCTCATCAGATTCTTCAAATAGCaatcaaaataattatataaattttatgtataacACAAAAGGAAAGGATATTATAGTTCCTATGACAAAAATGAGTAGCAGGTTGAGAGAGTATGAAATACAAGATGATGAATATGTGGATAACATTGAAAGTTTAAATAAGTATGTGTCTGTATTAAATACAAATgatgtaaatattatggATGACAGAGAAAGAGAGTGTAGTGATTATAGTGATGAATTTTGTAATGAAGTATCAAAggataaaataaataataatgagaataataaaatgaggcaagaaaataattataataatataataaatgacGTTTTGAGTTATACGTTTAATTAA
- a CDS encoding RING zinc finger protein, putative (part of same gene as PRSY57_0208600B~gap found within coding sequence), whose amino-acid sequence MKFGKNIRREMHNHSGMHYINYKVLKKLIKYINNSITEKELENGIELNKRFEEVLLHDLNIIEETFVKLFKEIMNIKKEIEKNYSTVEIFDNNDSMKISKECISFDTLLNILKEKNVSKEFFNFCVQLSILSNKCKIIRTYVIYNYIGLIKILKKKNKHCGNIFRNIQITDILSRYTWCLSDELPKLISSVNIISDEFMQKYTNTNVTIEKYICPICLSLIHEPVTLNSCFHSFCWKCLATAIQKYSIDNCPSCRTKIVYDKNSFKIDGILNQFLEKHFLSSHDKEKNRPFKGGHQKGENGMQKMDTEAFKRENIKRCNVEG is encoded by the coding sequence ATGAAGTTTGGTAAGAACATCAGAAGAGAGATGCATAACCACTCGGGTATgcattatataaattataaagttttaaaaaaattaataaaatatattaataatagtaTTACTGAAAAGGAGTTAGAGAATGGGAttgaattaaataaaagattTGAAGAAGTTCTATTACAtgatttaaatataatagaaGAGACATTTGTAAAGTTATTTAAAGAgattatgaatataaaaaaagagatTGAAAAGAATTATAGTACAGTAGAAAtatttgataataatgacaGTATGAAGATTTCTAAAGAATGTATATCCTTTGATactttattaaatatattaaaagaaaaaaatgtttcaaaagaattttttaatttttgtgTTCAATTAAGTATACTTTctaataaatgtaaaattataagaacatatgttatatataattatataggattaataaaaatattaaaaaaaaaaaataaacattgtggtaatatatttagaaatatacaaataacTGATATCTTGTCACGTTATACTTGGTGCCTATCAGATGAATTACCAAAATTAATTTCATCAGTTAATATTATCTCGGATGAATTTATgcaaaaatatacaaatacaaatgtaactattgaaaaatatatatgccCCATTTGTTTATCTTTAATACATGAACCGGTTACTTTAAATTCATGCTTTCATTCCTTCTGTTGGAAATGCTTAGCTACAGCTATTCAGAAATATTCTATAGATAATTGTCCATCCTGTAGAACTAAAATTGtttatgataaaaattcttttaaaatagATGGAATTTTAAACCAATTCTTGGAAAAGCATTTTCTAAGTTCACatgataaagaaaaaaatcGGCCCTTTAAAGGAGGTCACCAGAAAGGAGAAAATGGGATGCAAAAAATGGACACGGAAGCGTTCAAGAgggaaaatataaagagGTGCAATGTTGAGGGGGA
- a CDS encoding secretory complex protein 61 gamma subunit yields MNVKIPEFLTDENHPVGYCVNSIQTFVEDSVRLIRKCTKPSKKEYTNIVYACSFGFLIMGFIGYIIKLVFIPINNIFVGSY; encoded by the coding sequence aTGAATGTTAAAATTCCAGAATTTTTAACTGATGAAAATCACCCAGTAGGTTATTGTGTTAATAGTATACAAACTTTTGTTGAGGATAGTGTAAGGCTAATAAGGAAATGTACCAAGCCCagtaaaaaagaatatacaAACATAGTATATGCTTGTTCTTTCGGTTTTTTGATTATGGGATTTATtggatatataataaagcTTGTATTTATTCCTATAAATAACATTTTTGTTGGATCTTATTAA
- a CDS encoding 60S ribosomal protein L37ae, putative (transcript variant 1; alternatively spliced): MSRRTKKVGLTGKYGTRYGSSLRKQIKKIELMQHAKYLCTFCGKTATKRTCVGIWKCKKCKRKVCGGAWSLTTPAAVAAKSTIIRLRKQKEEAQKS; the protein is encoded by the exons ATGTCAAGAAGAACTAAAAAG gTCGGTTTAACAGGAAAATATGGTACAAGGTACGGATCATCATTACGTAAAcagataaaaaaaattgaattAATGCAACATGCCAAGTATTTATGTACCTTCTGTGGAAag acTGCTACAAAAAGAACTTGTGTAGGAATATGgaaatgtaaaaaatgtaaaagaAAAGTTTGTGGAGGTGCTTGGAGTTTAACCACCCCAGCTGCTGTTGCTGCTAAATCAACTATTATTAGATTAAGGAAACAAAAAGAAGAAGCCCAAAAATcttaa
- a CDS encoding 60S ribosomal protein L37ae, putative (transcript variant 2; alternatively spliced), which produces MSRRTKKVGLTGKYGTRYGSSLHCYKKNLCRNMEM; this is translated from the exons ATGTCAAGAAGAACTAAAAAG gTCGGTTTAACAGGAAAATATGGTACAAGGTACGGATCATCATTAC acTGCTACAAAAAGAACTTGTGTAGGAATATGgaaatgtaa
- a CDS encoding hypothetical protein (conserved Plasmodium protein, unknown function) produces the protein MSFKNNEKYMDEENDQESDDEFFKIKRKPQINVDGEEDDDNNNNNNNNNNNNNSNNMNEFDLEEEDPGDYEDENYIVGETIEIDESKLENEKIEEDIFNENNLLHGIKTRELLEQEILILFSNMLKKETILCKDIKSSSNDPMDEISSFRDEMVDDKELKDFEKSSLKIKNKEVYNFIYNKMNLHIKENKKKDEKEKKNKIHNNDENNNMIYYKNIDKTHYILDNNVVHILNDINTYLKREREYMNRKFGTYIDSTYKNPMYVTLYIFNNDILKDIILQVIDIIRNDFDHAIYKDIDENQLIKNLIILINHLTTRPSKEWFDYWKRHMPTFNDKKSEYNVYKYLQLQKSDRRILYDTLKNDIYIKELQKRSDILDQYQNGLQSLKCLLANKNFLTMLNEFRYNSQLFIDADYREIEENEKVMQMQRRENELLEEKKRLKQELESYHDDSSTDDDSSAGEPQVEQRKVLTHNDHINKNDENTNKNDDHTNKKDEHTNKKDDHTNKNDDNTYNSNEHAHFSNDRAHFSSEVDKTNDYKSHSEKKKKNNVIRSKMHNIKKRISKINDELHELSNFFLLDKTKREKLMFEYNENVFLVRNILTQVLGIRNKTNNRDINLNNVHYAILQNILDKHGCLHLIIDEMRDLFEKEIKKYEEESNIYIPYIKQNTMKQIWEYIRLFYNIICYIDPIDLVKSLTYQKSTHIKKEKKKTKTDMDNNNNNDNNDNNNNNNDNNNNNNNNNNNNNNNIMMNPKFFNNYHNKKHLNTCDNVNNMKTYNLPHYNKDINLKNVGKDINKRKSTAQHQNKRKSNYINIKQKNLMITHLSRINPLLAKSKVRKPNEEKHLKKRKRKFIERKNLIDHYEIFSFEDFSFNMFSEDRLFNKYNILDIFDYSNLYKIQDFLNNIIGINEEFESIYDNDDNFHYSLKVFLNICIKDLRRCINEFYNYQWDIKIIFNMHAWIVTYYTNLYIYENRKRFYNSRKKKQNNKEHQMNRDDERKSTKEYINQNECEIKYDHNNKREDEQKNHKCCDNNVYDNNVYDNNMYDNNIYDNNIYDNNDDYNDVNQNNHFKHNNQNENSSLFISRIQMVLGLQMYIGDNSIHSEFLCDTFQRVIREEKMMKNSSQVILCCLRCLYSDLNLLDIHSLSTDENVKSICKTSLDNLLKRNILTTLSWILQNFKILSHEKHIFIYSLKCSLLIINLLAKLGGTTYIIKEKKNIHNDSCDDNSNDVNDYNYDDDDNNDVNDYNDDDDNNNDVNNNNNNNNNRVDKKKYKKKKYNNEPMEKIDVSDLVEEIFNGKIVNICMHILENFKRNSLYINDLIITYFEHLIKHKNNEYNFLIFFDIKYFLIFKDIINDPEAYNNPHYYWIPCFFENIIACFFKLWKSNYFIVNELLFTKDINKNNSNLLNEKYLLSIFSNYNEGNDPFIFQLLNEGIYINDIFIQLNNKKRLESLEWSNEDIENLKFYFKQFKHMHNFLPFISEMLNKSSNVVKNQLIYLNYLDKRGKVIYDDQYESDHILSSSSSSSSSLSSSSLSSSSLSCASYSSEAPNSNNKSNDSLKMSYRKKKKQHNNHHENYPMRKTKQPLLYIIYKLKKLNYNNNNNNNNNNTKDQPNLTVNEINCNVDTVLEEININLKSLYELKKLSKNKIFNNKVLAFDIPLSISPDLLEHHYFKKLLKHIGFLYNQNVDEWILNESLDIDIFKKTIDKFEQLYIMDIEKLKKKLSSHKLNVQTNDPGETQHERNLDNEENDHEENDNEENDHEENDYFTYDHIDERDDKKCDDNTNQTYDDNKCDEGIDKKHMDEQELHLRNPSIKIKGTLKLLKLMYEFFISNNDECRLFFNNLINTIKEKCIIIFEKLKKCKLDHDILYKDNTLNEYNDTTNNYYHNTSHPVQMCFEDYKIYLSDNEKSILKGRCKHKNILEELLEILGLYISNVPCLIISKHIKEEEFYERITTINDHKTLSLNDLNIIITTKEKEIKEKKKKKKEERKPSAHQKFAFIKSICEYLNYKYIIRNTYKSEQNTNENTNNHNDNNIIYNNTYSKLKDTYFGDDKLLTALYDKLNIWNNRRKKKNDDIVLEIPIPQFVGSMCNMGTSEGEHEQKVDESKNIYTKEYNNDEKFLKPHINYQDDTQKIYSLVIHIGICLNGEYHDESILKWKCEQIHREWMKIMLKLFYNILYDTTYNVIGKLFKEYKNIKEILNDQSSDFLDMYKSDKKKKKKKKELDDVEKEGQPEMQMGNDVSINGDDNINGDDNINGDDNINGDDNINGDDSINGDDNINGDNNIYDGNYKISYSKEYEHIHRDEKKEVEKEYHIYDNNNNNNNNNNNNSNTVAFQNRTQGETPFTNINNITNDICEKGNKYTSNVDNINEMTCNESVEVNEIIQKTNKRKFNNIELKEHYCYDLFKKRKLENTYRNTYKKNRKIIINCLLTNKNIFQYKEHDIVNKVKQIFIKAKHMATNGDLRNRWKSREDVKKILLL, from the exons ATGagttttaaaaataatgagaaatatatggatgaagaaaatgacCAGGAGAGCGATGATGAattctttaaaataaaaaggaaacCTCAAATTAATGTTGACGGTGAagaagatgatgataataacaataataataataataataataataataacaatagTAACAATATGAATGAGTTTGATCTAGAAGAAGAGGATCCAGGTGATTATGAAGATGAGAATTATATTGTAGGGGAAACTATAGAAATTGATGAATCTAAAttagaaaatgaaaaaatcgaagaagatatatttaacGAGAATAATTTATTACACGGAATAAAAACAAGAGAATTATTAGAAcaagaaatattaatacTTTTTAGTAATATGctaaaaaaagaaacaatattatgtaaagatataaaaagttCTAGTAATGATCCTATGGATGAAATAAGTTCGTTTAGAGATGAAATGGTTGATgataaagaattaaaagatTTTGAAAAGTCAagtttaaaaataaagaataaagaagtatataattttatatataataaaatgaatttacatattaaagaaaataagaaaaaggacgaaaaggagaaaaagaataaaatacataataatgatgaaaataataatatgatatattataagaatatagataaaacacattatatattagataataatgttgtacatatattaaatgatattaatacatatttaaaaagagAAAGAGAATATATGAATAGAAAATTTGGAACATATATAGATTcaacatataaaaatccTATGTATgtaacattatatatatttaataatgatatattaaaagatattatattacaaGTAATAGATATTATTAGAAATGATTTTGATCATgctatatataaagatattgATGAAAATCagttaataaaaaatttaattattttaataaatcatttGACTACAAGACCCAGTAAAGAATGGTTTGATTATTGGAAAAGACATATGCCTACATTTAATGATAAGAAAAGTgaatataatgtatataaatatttacaattacaaaaaagcgatagaagaatattatatgataccttaaaaaatgatatcTATATTAAAGAATTACAAAAAAGATCGGATATATTAGATCAATATCAAAATGGATTACAAAGTTTAAAATGTTTACTAGCTAATAAAAACTTCTTAACTATGCTAAATGAATTCAGATATAATAGCCAGTTATTTATTGATGCTGATTATCGAGAAattgaagaaaatgaaaaagtTATGCAAATGCAAAGGAGGGAAAATGAATTACTtgaggaaaaaaaaagactAAAGCAAGAATTAGAATCTTACCATGATGATTCTTCTACAGACGATGACTCTAGTGCGGGGGAGCCACAGGTTGAACAAAGGAAGGTTCTTACGCATAATGaccatataaataaaaatgatgagaatacaaataaaaatgatgaccatacaaataaaaaggatgaacatacaaataaaaaggatgatcatacaaataaaaatgatgataatacatataatagTAACGAGCATGCACATTTTAGTAATGACCGTGCACATTTTAGCAGTGAGGTAGACAAAACAAATGATTATAAATCGCATTcagaaaagaaaaagaaaaataatgtgATAAGGAGTAAAATGCACAATATAAAGAAACGAATAAGTAAGATTAATGATGAGCTGCATGAATTATcgaatttttttttattagaTAAAACTAAAAGAGAGAAATTAATGTTtgaatataatgaaaatgtaTTTCTGGTTcgaaatatattaacacAAGTTTTAGGTATACgaaataaaacaaataatcgagatattaatttaaaCAACGTTCATTATGctatattacaaaatatacTAGATAAACATGGTTGtcttcatttaataattgATGAGATGAGAGatttatttgaaaaagagataaaaaaatatgaggaagaatcaaatatatatataccatatattaaacaaaataCTATGAAGCAAATATGGGAATACATAagattattttataatattatatgttatatagATCCGATAGACTTGGTGAAATCATTAACATATCAAAAAAGTACACAcataaaaaaggaaaaaaagaaaactAAAACGGATATGgataataacaataataatgataataatgataataataataataataatgataataataataataataataataataataataataataataataatataatgatgaatccaaaattttttaataattatcataataaaaaacatCTCAATACTTGTGACAATGTAAACAATATGAAGACATATAATTTACCacattataataaagacatcaatttaaaaaatgtagGAAAAGATATCAACAAACGGAAAAGCACAGCACAACACCaaaataaaaggaaaagtaattatataaatataaaacaaaaaaatttaatgaTCACACATTTGTCAAGGATCAATCCTTTATTAGCGAAATCTAAAGTAAGGAAACCAAATGAAGAAAAgcatttaaaaaaaaggaaaaggaaatttatagaaagaaaaaatttaatagatcattatgaaatattttcatttgaagatttttcttttaatatgttttcTGAAGATCgtttatttaataaatataatatattagatatatttGATTATAGTAACTTGTATAAAATACAagattttttaaataatattataggtataaatgaagaatttGAAAGTATCtatgataatgatgataatttccattattcattaaaagtatttttaaatatatgtataaaagATTTAAGAAGATGTATAAAtgaattttataattatcaatgggatataaaaatcatatttaatatgCATGCATGGATTGTAACATATTATAccaatttatatatatacgaAAATAGGAAAAGGTTTTATAATTctagaaaaaaaaaacaaaataataaggaaCATCAAATGAATAGAGATGATGAAAGGAAATCTacaaaagaatatataaatcaaaatgaatgtgaaattaaatatgatcataataataagagggaagatgaacaaaaaaatcataaatgttgtgataataatgtatatgataataatgtatatgataataatatgtatgataataatatatatgataataatatatatgataataatgatgattatAATGATGTAAATCAAAATAACCATTTTAAACATAACaatcaaaatgaaaattcatcattatttatttctagAATTCAAATGGTTTTAGGATTACAAATGTATATAGGAGATAATAGTATCCACTCCGAATTTTTATGTGATACCTTTCAACGCGTTATAAGAGAAGAgaaaatgatgaagaaTAGTAGTCAAGTCATATTATGTTGTTTAAGATGTTTATATTCCGATCTTAATTTATTAGATATACATTCTTTATCTACAGatgaaaatgtaaaatCTATATGTAAAACTTCTTTAGACAATTTGCtcaaaagaaatattttgaCAACTTTAAGTTGGATATTACAAAactttaaaatattaagtcacgaaaaacatatatttatatattctttaaaatgttcattgcttataataaatttgttAGCAAAATTGGGTGGAactacatatataataaaagagaaaaaaaatattcataatgACTCTTGTGATGATAACAGCAACGATGttaatgattataattatgatgatgatgacAACAACGATGTTaatgattataatgatgatgatgataacaACAACgatgttaataataataataataataataataatcgagtagacaaaaaaaagtataaaaaaaagaaatataataatgaacCTATGGAAAAAATAGATGTTTCTGATCTAGTagaagaaatatttaaCGGTAAAAtagtaaatatatgtatgcatatattagagaattttaaaagaaatagtttatatataaatgatttaATTATAACCTATTTTGaacatttaataaaacataaaaataatgaatataatttcttaatattttttgatatcaaatattttcttatatttaaagatattattaatgATCCTGAAGCATATAATAATCCACATTATTATTGGATCCCATGTTTctttgaaaatattattgcatgcttttttaaattatggaaaagtaattattttattgttaaTGAGCTTCTCTTTActaaagatataaataaaaataattcaaatttattaaatgaaaaatatttattatctatatttagtaattataatgaagGGAATGatccttttatttttcaacTATTAAATGaaggtatatatataaatgatatatttatacaattaaataataaaaaaagattaGAATCTTTAGAATGGTCTAATGAAGATATAGAAAATCTAAAATTCTATTTTAAACAATTTAAACACATGCATAATTTCTTACCTTTCATTAGTGAAATGTTAAATAAATCATCAAATGTTGTAAAAAATCAGTTAATctatttaaattatttagaTAAAAGGGGAAAAGTTATATATGATGATCAATATGAAAGTGATCATATTCtttcatcttcatcatcttcatcttcatcattatcatcttcatcattatcatcatcatcattatcttGTGCATCTTATTCATCAGAGGCACCAAATAGTAATAACAAATCAAATGattctttaaaaatgtCTTATCGCAAAAAGAAGAAACAACATAATAATCATCATGAAAATTATCCTATgagaaaaacaaaacaaccgcttctttatataatatataaattaaaaaaattaaattataacaacaataataataataataataataatacaaaagaTCAACCAAACTTGACCGTTAATGAAATTAACTGTAATGTAGATACTGTCTTAGAAGAAATCAACATCAACTTAAAATctttatatgaattaaaaaaattatctaagaataaaatattcaacAATAAAGTGTTAGCATTTGACATTCCATTAAGCATATCCCCTGATCTACTTGAACATCATTactttaaaaaattgttaAAACATATAGGGTTTCTATATAACCAAAATGTTGATGAGTGGATATTAAATGAAAGTTTAGATATAgacatttttaaaaaaaccATAGACAAGTTTgaacaattatatataatggatattgaaaaattgaaaaagaaattatcATCTCATAAATTAAACGTTCAAACGAATGATCCGGGAGAAACGCAACATGAAAGGAACCTTGATAATGAGGAGAATGATCATGAggaaaatgataatgaagAGAATGATCATGAGGAGAATGattattttacatatgATCACATAGATGAAAGGGATGACAAAAAATGTGATGATAATACAAATCAAACATATGATGATAACAAATGTGACGAAGGAATAGATAAGAAACATATGGATGAACAAGAATTACATTTGCGTAACCCCTCTATAAAAATCAAAGGTACATTGAAacttttaaaattaatgtatgaattttttatttctaataatgatgagtgtagattattttttaataatttaataaataccattaaagaaaaatgtattattatctttgaaaaattaaaaaaatgcaAACTGGATCATGACATATTGTATAAGGATAATAcattaaatgaatataatgatactacaaataattattatcataatacTTCCCATCCTGTTCAAATGTGTTTTGAagattataaaatatatttaagtGATAACGAAAAAAGTATTTTAAAAGGTAGATgtaaacataaaaatattctaGAAGAACTTTTAGAAATATTAGGTTTGTATATTTCTAATGTACCATGTTTAATTATTAGCaaacatataaaagaagaagaattCTATGAAAGAATTACAACTATTAATGATCATAAAACTTTAAGTTTAAACgatttaaatattattataactacaaaagaaaaagaaatcaaagaaaaaaaaaaaaaaaaaaaagaagaaagaAAACCAAGTGCACACCAAAAATTCGcatttattaaaagtatatgtgaatatttaaattataaatatattattaggAATACTTACAAAAGCGAACAAAACACAAATGAAAATACAAACAACCATAATGATAAcaacattatttataataatacatattcCAAATTGAAAGATACATATTTTGGTGATGATAAGTTATTAACAGCACTCTATGATAAGTTAAATATATGGAATAATAGAcgaaagaaaaaaaatgatgacATTGTATTGGAGATACCGATCCCTCAATTTGTTGGATCGATGTGTAATATGGGAACTTCTGAGGGAGAACATGAACAAAAAGTTGATGAAAgtaagaatatatatacaaaggaatataataatgatgaaaagTTTCTTAAGCCTCATATTAATTATCAAGACGATACTCAAAAGATATACTCTTTAGTTATACATATAGGAATTTGTTTGAACGGAGAATATCACGATGAATCTATTTTAAAATGGAAATGTGAACAAATACATAGAGAGTGGATGAAAATTAtgttaaaattattttataatatccTTTATGATACTACATATAATGTTATAGGAAAATTATTTAaggaatataaaaatattaaagaaatattaaacGACCAGTCTTCTGATTTTTTGGATATGTATAAATCagataaaaagaaaaaaaagaaaaagaaagaacTTGATGATGTTGAGAAAGAGGGGCAACCAGAAATGCAAATGGGAAATGATGTGTCCATAAATggtgatgataatataaatggtGATGATAACATAAATGGTGATGATAACATAAATGGTGATGATAACATAAATGGTGATGATAGCATAAATGGTGATGATAACATAAATGGtgataataacatatatgaTGGTAATTACAAAATATCGTATAGTAAAGAATATGAACATATTCATAGggatgaaaaaaaagaagtaGAAAAAGAATACCACATATAcgacaataataataataataataataataataataataatagtaacaCCGTAGCATTTCAAAATAGAACTCAAGGAGAAACCCCATTTACTAACATAAACAATATAACAAATGATATTTGTGAAAAAggtaataaatatacttCAAATGtagataatattaatgaaatGACATGTAATGAATCCGTTGAAGTTAATGAAATAATTCAGAAGacaaataaaagaaaatttaataatatagaattaaaagaacattattgttatgatttattcaaaaaaagaaaattagAAAATACTTATAGAAATacatataagaaaaatagaaagattattattaactgcttattaacaaataaaaatatttttcaatataaAGAACATGATATTGTTAATAAGGTCAAGCAAATTTTTATCAAGGCAAAACATATGGCAACAAATGGG GATCTACGAAATAGATGGAAGTCTCGAGAAGATGTCAAGAAAATTCTTTTATTGTAA